Proteins encoded by one window of Synechococcus sp. MVIR-18-1:
- the hemB gene encoding porphobilinogen synthase encodes MEITYRPRRLRRTPALRAMVRENQLLPADFIYPLFVHEGAEVEPIGAMPGANRWSLDRLSAEVQRAWNLGIRCVVLFPKVAEGLKTEDGSESFNANGLIPRAIRQLKRDVPDMAIMTDVALDPYSCDGHDGIVSQEGIVLNDETIEQLCKQAVMQAEAGADLIGPSDMMDGRVGAIREALDDAGFEHVGIISYTAKYSSAYYGPFREALDSAPRATTEKVIPKNKDTYQMDPANAREAITEAQLDEQEGSDIMMVKPGLAYLDIICRLRDESELPIAAYNVSGEYSMVKAAAERGWIDERAVVLETLLSFKRAGADLILTYHACDAAEWLQTR; translated from the coding sequence ATGGAGATCACCTATCGCCCCCGCCGCTTGCGTCGCACGCCTGCCCTAAGGGCAATGGTGCGCGAAAACCAATTGCTTCCAGCTGATTTCATTTATCCGCTGTTTGTGCACGAAGGCGCTGAGGTTGAGCCGATCGGTGCCATGCCAGGTGCAAATCGCTGGAGTCTCGATCGCTTGAGTGCTGAGGTTCAGCGTGCCTGGAATCTAGGGATTCGCTGCGTGGTGCTTTTCCCCAAGGTGGCTGAAGGCCTGAAAACTGAAGACGGTTCAGAAAGTTTCAATGCCAACGGTTTGATCCCCAGGGCGATTCGTCAGCTCAAGAGGGATGTTCCCGATATGGCGATCATGACCGACGTTGCCCTCGACCCTTACTCCTGTGATGGCCACGACGGGATTGTGAGCCAAGAAGGCATCGTGTTGAACGACGAAACCATTGAGCAGTTGTGCAAGCAGGCCGTGATGCAGGCGGAGGCCGGGGCTGATCTCATTGGACCGAGCGACATGATGGATGGCCGCGTTGGCGCCATTCGTGAAGCCCTAGATGACGCCGGTTTCGAGCACGTTGGAATCATCAGTTACACCGCAAAGTATTCCTCTGCTTATTACGGCCCGTTTCGCGAGGCGCTCGATTCCGCTCCACGAGCAACTACTGAGAAGGTCATCCCTAAAAACAAAGACACCTATCAGATGGATCCGGCCAATGCTCGTGAGGCCATCACGGAGGCCCAGCTTGATGAACAAGAAGGTTCCGACATCATGATGGTGAAGCCAGGGTTGGCTTATTTGGACATCATCTGCCGCCTGCGTGATGAATCAGAGCTGCCGATCGCTGCTTATAACGTCAGTGGCGAATACTCCATGGTGAAGGCGGCTGCCGAACGTGGATGGATTGATGAACGTGCGGTGGTCCTCGAGACCTTGCTGAGCTTCAAGCGTGCAGGTGCCGATTTGATCCTCACTTATCACGCTTGTG
- a CDS encoding DnaJ C-terminal domain-containing protein encodes MAGSGYRDYFKVLGVERSADADTVKRAFRKLARQYHPDVNPDDQDAEARFKEVSEAYEVLSDPEKRRRYEQFGQYWNQAGMPGGGSGPAGVDVDFGRYGNFDDFINDLLGRFGGGAGGGSGPAGYGGGFAGGGFPGGGFPRGGSRAPINLDAEASVKVTFSEAFRGGERTLSVNDERVQVRIPPGVKSGSKLRLKGKGNVQPGTGRRGDLYLVIEVQSHPIWTLEGDQLRAELPVAFDELALGGMVKVMTPDGEADVNIPAGTAPGKSLRLRGKGWPGKSGRGDLLLTLDLQWPKQWSDEQRELLEQLQTSRDGDPRQQWIQNASL; translated from the coding sequence ATGGCCGGCAGTGGCTACCGCGATTACTTCAAAGTGCTGGGTGTGGAACGCAGTGCTGACGCCGACACGGTGAAGCGTGCTTTTCGCAAATTGGCTCGTCAGTATCACCCCGATGTGAATCCGGACGATCAGGACGCAGAAGCGCGCTTTAAAGAGGTCAGTGAAGCCTATGAGGTGCTTTCCGATCCTGAGAAGCGCCGTCGCTATGAACAATTTGGCCAGTATTGGAACCAGGCAGGCATGCCCGGTGGTGGCTCAGGCCCTGCAGGAGTTGATGTTGACTTTGGCCGCTACGGGAACTTTGATGATTTCATCAATGACCTCCTGGGCCGCTTCGGAGGTGGGGCTGGAGGTGGCTCTGGTCCTGCCGGATATGGCGGAGGATTTGCAGGAGGTGGCTTTCCCGGTGGCGGATTTCCTCGCGGTGGATCGAGAGCCCCAATCAACCTTGATGCAGAAGCTTCGGTCAAAGTGACGTTCTCGGAAGCGTTTCGAGGCGGAGAGCGCACCTTGTCTGTCAACGATGAGCGGGTTCAAGTTCGGATCCCCCCTGGCGTGAAAAGTGGTTCGAAGCTTCGGCTGAAGGGCAAGGGAAATGTTCAACCGGGTACGGGTCGTCGGGGTGATCTTTATCTTGTGATTGAGGTTCAATCGCATCCGATCTGGACCCTGGAGGGTGATCAGTTGCGAGCTGAATTGCCCGTTGCCTTCGACGAACTTGCTCTTGGTGGCATGGTCAAGGTCATGACGCCCGATGGTGAGGCGGACGTCAACATTCCCGCTGGCACGGCTCCAGGGAAGAGCCTTCGCTTACGAGGAAAAGGCTGGCCAGGAAAGTCAGGCCGTGGAGATCTCTTACTCACCCTGGATCTTCAATGGCCCAAGCAGTGGTCAGACGAACAGCGTGAGCTGCTTGAACAGCTTCAGACCAGCCGAGACGGAGATCCCCGCCAACAATGGATCCAGAACGCCAGCCTTTGA
- a CDS encoding SulP family inorganic anion transporter — MALPKLALVHGFSWRHWRGDLLGGLTAAVVALPLALAFGNAALGPGGAIYGLYGAIITGFLAALFGGTPAQVTGPTGPMSVTVAGVIGTLAAVGISRELGSNELLPLVMGAVLIGGLIQILMGVLRLGRYITLVPYSVVSGFMSGIGVIILCLQIGPLLGIKTQGGVITSLGTVFGQFNPNTAALLVGALTLAVVFLTPKRISTWVPSPLIALVVITPLSMLLFQDGIPRIGTIPEGGLNFSLPNLKDHFPVLLRAGLVLAVLGAIDSLLTSLVADNISQTRHHSNRELIGQGIANSVAGLFNGLPGAGATMRTVINIKSGGRTPLSGMAHSVFLLVLLLGAGPLAESIPESLLAGILIKVGLDIIDWGFLLRAHRLSIKTALVMWGVLLMTVFWDLIGAVLVGMFVANLLTIESITTHQLESMSSEDSSQLDQEEKRLLDRCGDALMLFRLEGPLSFGAAKGISERMTQIRQYKILLLDVTDVPHLGITATLAIERMVEEAEHHERQVLIAGANTKVKARLEQFRIQELTGSRREALTYAAQELDPH; from the coding sequence ATGGCGCTTCCAAAACTGGCCTTAGTTCACGGCTTCAGCTGGAGGCACTGGAGAGGAGATTTACTGGGCGGCCTCACGGCAGCCGTAGTGGCCCTACCCCTAGCCCTTGCATTCGGAAATGCAGCACTGGGACCAGGCGGAGCCATTTACGGGCTGTACGGAGCCATCATTACGGGCTTTCTAGCCGCTCTTTTTGGCGGTACCCCTGCGCAAGTCACAGGGCCTACTGGACCGATGAGCGTCACCGTTGCCGGTGTGATTGGCACACTCGCAGCCGTTGGAATCTCTCGAGAGCTTGGGAGCAATGAGCTTCTCCCACTTGTCATGGGAGCCGTCTTAATCGGCGGCCTCATTCAGATCCTGATGGGGGTTCTGCGCCTCGGTCGCTACATCACTCTGGTTCCTTACTCCGTGGTATCGGGGTTCATGTCTGGCATTGGGGTAATTATTCTTTGCCTACAAATTGGGCCCTTATTAGGAATCAAAACCCAGGGAGGAGTAATCACTTCGCTCGGAACAGTCTTTGGTCAATTTAATCCCAATACAGCTGCATTACTAGTAGGCGCATTGACGCTAGCAGTAGTGTTTTTAACCCCCAAGAGAATCAGCACCTGGGTTCCATCACCACTGATTGCATTGGTAGTGATTACACCTCTTTCCATGCTGCTGTTTCAAGACGGGATCCCCCGAATTGGAACCATTCCAGAAGGCGGATTGAATTTCAGCCTGCCGAATCTCAAAGATCACTTCCCCGTCTTATTACGCGCTGGTCTTGTGCTCGCGGTACTCGGTGCCATTGACTCGTTGCTCACATCATTAGTGGCCGACAACATCAGCCAAACTCGTCACCACTCCAATCGAGAGCTGATCGGACAAGGAATTGCCAACAGCGTTGCTGGACTGTTCAACGGCCTACCTGGGGCCGGAGCAACGATGCGAACGGTAATAAACATCAAGTCAGGAGGACGAACTCCACTCTCAGGGATGGCACATTCAGTCTTTTTGCTGGTGCTGCTGCTAGGCGCTGGGCCACTAGCCGAAAGCATTCCAGAGTCATTGCTAGCTGGGATATTAATTAAAGTAGGCCTGGATATTATCGACTGGGGATTCCTATTAAGAGCACACCGTCTATCCATCAAAACGGCACTTGTGATGTGGGGTGTTTTACTGATGACCGTGTTCTGGGATCTCATTGGTGCAGTCCTCGTTGGCATGTTCGTTGCCAACCTTTTGACCATTGAATCGATCACAACGCATCAGTTGGAAAGCATGAGTTCAGAAGACAGTTCTCAGCTCGATCAAGAAGAGAAACGTCTACTCGATCGTTGCGGAGATGCACTGATGCTGTTTCGCTTGGAGGGACCACTGAGCTTTGGAGCCGCAAAAGGGATTAGCGAGCGCATGACCCAAATCAGGCAATACAAAATACTTTTACTTGATGTAACAGACGTTCCACATCTTGGAATCACTGCCACATTGGCGATCGAAAGAATGGTGGAGGAAGCAGAGCACCACGAACGTCAAGTCCTGATCGCGGGCGCCAATACAAAGGTCAAAGCGCGTCTGGAACAATTCCGTATCCAGGAACTCACTGGAAGCAGAAGAGAAGCTTTGACCTATGCAGCTCAAGAACTAGATCCGCACTAA
- a CDS encoding DUF1651 domain-containing protein — MPRLRPDSKRLPDIPGGEGWLSNELQQQLVHFQSAGNSADGELIALRTFQWKPPYPPVPLSRRRMLRHQAVDTWDTMREAGWQRCYPPVR; from the coding sequence ATGCCACGTCTTCGCCCCGATTCCAAGCGTTTGCCAGACATTCCTGGTGGTGAGGGTTGGCTCTCCAACGAGCTTCAACAGCAGCTGGTGCATTTTCAGTCTGCTGGCAACTCTGCTGATGGCGAATTGATTGCTTTAAGGACGTTTCAATGGAAACCGCCCTATCCGCCAGTTCCCCTTTCACGCCGTCGGATGCTTCGTCATCAGGCCGTCGATACCTGGGACACCATGCGCGAGGCCGGGTGGCAGCGCTGTTACCCTCCGGTTCGATAA
- a CDS encoding L,D-transpeptidase, protein MRLPKPLLNVFLAMSVGCIALVSSAAPEAKAEIEIEVSLKERYLWLKDSGNVVKRYPIAIGAPESPTIPGVFSILKKVKDPTYYSKSHHKVFPAGPNDPVGVRFMPYLKSATDGKVYAVHGTAWPRWVHLRAAASLGCIRMLNSDVIEVFNQVEVGTPVVIR, encoded by the coding sequence ATGCGTCTGCCAAAGCCTCTTTTGAATGTGTTTTTGGCCATGTCGGTTGGCTGCATTGCCTTGGTTAGTTCTGCTGCGCCTGAGGCTAAAGCTGAGATCGAAATTGAGGTGAGCCTCAAAGAACGCTACCTTTGGCTTAAGGACTCAGGAAATGTGGTTAAAAGATATCCGATTGCGATTGGGGCGCCTGAGTCACCAACGATTCCAGGTGTCTTTAGCATCCTCAAAAAAGTAAAAGACCCTACTTACTATTCAAAGTCTCATCATAAAGTCTTCCCTGCTGGACCAAATGACCCAGTTGGTGTTCGCTTTATGCCTTACTTAAAGTCTGCTACGGATGGAAAAGTTTATGCGGTTCACGGAACGGCATGGCCAAGGTGGGTTCATCTTCGTGCGGCTGCCAGTTTGGGTTGTATCAGAATGCTGAATAGTGACGTCATTGAGGTTTTTAATCAGGTCGAGGTAGGCACTCCTGTTGTGATTCGATAG
- a CDS encoding sulfiredoxin has protein sequence MPIEAINRPHESLIDEGKVVDLMKSISEIGLLEPVDLIEFEGKLYGFNGCHRYTAHKRLGWTMIQANIRHVDRATFRLHLM, from the coding sequence GTGCCGATTGAGGCCATTAATCGTCCTCATGAGAGCTTGATCGATGAAGGCAAAGTCGTTGATCTGATGAAAAGTATTAGTGAGATTGGGCTTCTGGAGCCTGTTGATCTCATTGAGTTTGAGGGTAAGTTGTATGGATTCAATGGTTGCCATCGGTACACAGCACATAAGCGTCTGGGCTGGACGATGATTCAGGCGAATATCCGCCATGTTGACCGGGCTACGTTCCGTCTTCATTTGATGTGA
- a CDS encoding DUF3764 family protein — protein sequence METTIWTFSLNVPFATWAAIYDSEDVAKMHEAVGIKSIFRGISKDDPSKICAIQQAPIGVAQKIFEDNKEMIRSSGHIIESTVIRAYSDH from the coding sequence ATGGAAACCACGATCTGGACTTTCAGTCTGAACGTTCCTTTTGCAACATGGGCTGCTATATATGACAGCGAAGACGTCGCAAAGATGCACGAGGCAGTTGGTATAAAATCAATCTTTCGTGGAATTAGCAAAGACGACCCATCCAAGATCTGTGCAATCCAACAAGCCCCCATTGGTGTGGCTCAGAAGATCTTTGAGGACAACAAAGAGATGATTCGCAGCTCAGGGCACATTATTGAAAGTACAGTGATCAGAGCTTATTCAGACCATTAA
- a CDS encoding DUF3303 domain-containing protein produces MQMYLADCIFPDIEGQLAAYKSFCELWDSGEMAKADTFPGFEMLFRVHAPGAGRVTCLFKAESDAQIFEHFAPWRAQFGIEMDFTPVIGCQDVVDHHKKLFAKMA; encoded by the coding sequence ATGCAGATGTATCTTGCGGATTGTATCTTTCCTGATATTGAAGGGCAGCTCGCTGCTTACAAGAGTTTTTGTGAGTTGTGGGATTCAGGTGAAATGGCAAAGGCAGACACCTTTCCTGGCTTTGAAATGCTGTTTCGCGTCCATGCACCAGGAGCTGGTCGTGTGACATGTTTGTTTAAAGCCGAAAGTGACGCACAGATTTTTGAGCACTTTGCTCCTTGGCGCGCTCAATTCGGCATTGAGATGGATTTCACCCCTGTGATCGGCTGCCAAGACGTTGTGGACCATCACAAAAAACTGTTCGCTAAAATGGCCTGA
- a CDS encoding cupin domain-containing protein — translation MVSKLFGIAAASLLLYSGHALASPNPVVEELFTANRTLGGRSVAYPEGTPEMRVYRITVPVGAKIPLHIHPSPVVVMVEQGKLSNVRIVDGAEVTDIITAGEGFLEGHPGEPHYVINTGTEPAISLVTFASVEGMPNMVRVE, via the coding sequence ATGGTTTCTAAGCTCTTTGGTATTGCGGCTGCGTCCCTGCTGCTTTATTCGGGCCATGCACTGGCATCACCCAATCCAGTTGTGGAGGAGCTTTTCACGGCCAATCGAACTCTTGGGGGGAGAAGTGTTGCCTATCCCGAGGGAACCCCAGAGATGCGGGTTTATCGGATCACTGTTCCTGTTGGGGCCAAGATCCCTTTGCATATCCATCCATCACCTGTTGTGGTGATGGTTGAGCAGGGAAAACTCAGCAATGTGAGGATCGTCGATGGTGCTGAGGTGACTGACATTATTACTGCAGGAGAAGGCTTTCTTGAAGGCCACCCAGGTGAACCGCATTACGTCATCAACACAGGAACTGAACCAGCAATAAGCCTGGTCACCTTTGCCAGTGTGGAGGGAATGCCAAATATGGTTCGTGTTGAGTGA
- a CDS encoding DUF3303 domain-containing protein — MQHYLIAWNFPTVEGSWDACTPFAEYINAGGPGDCFEGFELKYRICEPIGGTGIAIAVASDIGKVWAHLAPWIKGFGIEFEVTPVVSDKEFAAMWPGVQAAAATD; from the coding sequence ATGCAGCACTATCTAATTGCCTGGAACTTCCCAACAGTAGAAGGATCTTGGGATGCCTGCACTCCATTTGCTGAATACATCAACGCTGGTGGGCCTGGAGATTGTTTTGAAGGCTTTGAGCTCAAATATCGAATCTGTGAACCAATTGGTGGAACAGGGATAGCGATTGCAGTTGCAAGCGATATCGGCAAGGTATGGGCTCATCTTGCTCCTTGGATCAAGGGCTTTGGAATCGAGTTCGAAGTCACCCCTGTTGTCTCTGATAAAGAGTTCGCAGCGATGTGGCCTGGAGTTCAAGCGGCTGCCGCAACAGACTGA
- a CDS encoding early protein (E6), whose protein sequence is MPSKPRNRVGEVYGKLTVIRASDRRTKSGNAYWWCRCSCGQDREVPGDKLSHNSARKKPLVTACLDCSREFQVEGVCAKNDREERQRRIDAEARRSLLKGDVPDGWLSLPLTDAHARELGQVLFFRGTLCLRGHLAPYRINGGCLTCSGQKPSAAVQHDDASG, encoded by the coding sequence ATGCCATCCAAGCCCCGGAATCGAGTTGGTGAGGTGTACGGAAAACTCACGGTCATCCGTGCCTCAGACCGACGTACCAAAAGCGGAAATGCCTATTGGTGGTGTCGATGCTCTTGTGGTCAGGATCGTGAGGTGCCAGGCGACAAGCTTTCGCATAATTCAGCCCGTAAAAAGCCTTTAGTAACTGCCTGTTTGGATTGTTCACGAGAATTTCAAGTTGAAGGTGTCTGCGCCAAGAATGACCGTGAAGAGCGTCAACGACGGATTGATGCGGAGGCGCGTCGGTCTCTACTGAAAGGCGATGTCCCAGACGGATGGCTATCTCTACCCCTTACAGACGCCCATGCAAGGGAGTTAGGGCAGGTGTTGTTTTTTCGTGGCACGTTATGTCTCAGAGGGCATCTTGCGCCATATCGAATTAATGGGGGGTGCTTAACCTGCTCTGGACAAAAGCCTTCTGCGGCTGTTCAGCATGACGACGCATCAGGTTGA
- a CDS encoding site-specific integrase gives MPKTNVGSPWEANFRSSIRTTPGLENWTVSNAGGKMQVRFRPSEGKAQAARLPLLWEQGNVNRATLLINRAAKALLEGSTDSLAAAIAIAQSNSTTMRIGVNWEEVAEGLRDVLMNHRNEILAKTWSDNYEPYINEALRLINSGDATDGHTLLKNTLSKWAGKAPSRAACCIALRNLSDHAISRFGAAKSWQITSLDIKELRGKPARKRRKATLSDTELQFLIDGIANRNPRWANVLRILTLFGLRPIELQYLSPNTREDGSLGLWCSYEKTCGGSQTDQRQLEPCWLQDSDGSPIKWTVIEQMHAGLLELPLGNDGEPRKLDGHYVETFLKRQLEWNQLKQICEERGEWLRAYSFRDTFSLRCHRQKIELGAICAAMGHNLEAHARAYRWESQQTTAKAFASAAEPASWQR, from the coding sequence ATGCCAAAAACCAATGTGGGCTCACCCTGGGAAGCTAATTTCCGTTCATCCATACGCACTACGCCTGGCCTCGAAAACTGGACCGTCAGCAATGCGGGCGGGAAAATGCAGGTTCGATTTCGTCCCTCTGAGGGGAAGGCTCAAGCCGCACGTCTGCCACTTCTTTGGGAGCAAGGCAATGTCAATAGAGCAACGCTGCTGATTAACCGTGCAGCCAAGGCTCTTCTAGAAGGAAGTACTGATTCGCTTGCTGCTGCAATCGCGATAGCCCAGAGCAACAGCACCACCATGCGCATAGGCGTGAATTGGGAAGAAGTGGCTGAGGGTCTACGCGACGTTCTAATGAACCATCGAAACGAAATTCTGGCCAAAACCTGGAGTGACAACTACGAGCCATATATCAACGAGGCACTGCGTCTTATCAATTCAGGGGACGCCACTGATGGCCACACTCTCCTTAAAAACACCTTGAGCAAGTGGGCGGGGAAAGCACCATCAAGAGCGGCTTGTTGCATCGCATTGCGCAACCTGAGCGATCACGCCATATCGCGATTTGGAGCAGCCAAGTCTTGGCAGATCACATCACTAGACATCAAGGAACTTCGAGGCAAACCAGCCAGGAAACGCCGTAAGGCAACGCTCTCCGACACCGAGCTTCAGTTCCTGATCGACGGCATAGCCAATCGGAATCCCCGTTGGGCGAACGTGCTGCGGATTCTGACCCTATTTGGATTGCGTCCGATTGAGCTGCAATACCTCTCTCCAAATACAAGAGAGGACGGAAGCCTCGGGCTCTGGTGCAGTTATGAGAAAACCTGCGGAGGGAGCCAAACAGACCAACGCCAACTGGAGCCTTGCTGGCTGCAAGACAGCGATGGCTCGCCAATCAAATGGACTGTCATCGAGCAAATGCACGCTGGGCTTCTTGAGTTACCGCTGGGAAATGATGGTGAACCACGAAAACTGGATGGCCACTACGTCGAAACCTTCCTGAAACGACAACTGGAATGGAACCAACTCAAACAAATATGCGAAGAGCGTGGTGAATGGCTTCGGGCGTACAGCTTCAGGGACACATTCAGCCTGCGCTGCCATCGTCAAAAAATCGAACTAGGTGCGATCTGCGCCGCTATGGGCCACAACCTTGAAGCTCATGCCAGGGCTTACCGCTGGGAATCCCAACAAACCACAGCAAAGGCATTTGCTTCAGCAGCTGAACCAGCAAGTTGGCAAAGATAA
- a CDS encoding DUF6636 domain-containing protein, translated as MIYPMKLFTALATASICISAMPAFADNDYEFFTTPSKNIWCVRRHDFSTKIPLSVSCDVAHHAWKEWIQGDQNGSHGNRFMIPGNGPAEAIGSSDTLVGSAGPVLQYGSKLTFADRPEDGTITCISEKIGLTCTNTSGGLLHLNREFYVLNKPVPR; from the coding sequence ATGATCTACCCAATGAAACTATTCACAGCACTTGCTACAGCTTCAATATGTATTTCTGCCATGCCTGCTTTTGCAGACAATGACTATGAATTTTTCACCACACCATCTAAAAATATTTGGTGTGTTAGGAGGCATGACTTTTCGACCAAAATACCCTTATCTGTCTCATGTGATGTTGCCCATCATGCCTGGAAGGAGTGGATTCAAGGAGATCAGAATGGTTCTCACGGCAATAGATTTATGATTCCTGGTAATGGCCCTGCAGAAGCCATAGGGAGTTCAGATACATTGGTTGGAAGTGCAGGTCCTGTTTTGCAATATGGAAGTAAGTTAACCTTTGCAGACCGTCCCGAAGACGGGACAATTACCTGCATCTCCGAAAAGATCGGGCTTACATGCACGAATACGAGTGGTGGTTTACTGCATTTAAACCGTGAGTTCTATGTCCTCAATAAGCCAGTGCCTAGATAA
- a CDS encoding tetratricopeptide repeat protein yields MVIANANPLATQYFNQGVEKYEVGNYQGAIADWNKAIEINPQDALAYYNRGLAKYDSGDHQGAIVDYNKAININPHLPETTTGMEPTQASLRRPW; encoded by the coding sequence TTGGTTATTGCAAACGCGAACCCATTGGCAACTCAGTATTTCAATCAAGGAGTAGAGAAATACGAGGTAGGCAATTATCAAGGTGCAATTGCTGATTGGAATAAGGCAATAGAGATTAATCCTCAGGATGCTCTTGCCTACTACAATCGTGGTCTTGCCAAGTATGATTCAGGAGATCATCAAGGAGCAATTGTTGATTATAATAAGGCAATAAATATTAATCCGCACCTTCCTGAAACGACAACCGGAATGGAACCAACTCAAGCAAGCTTGCGAAGACCGTGGTGA
- a CDS encoding DUF805 domain-containing protein: MGPIEAFTTAWRKSFTYGGKATRAEYGWFNLINFIAIFGGYVLICAAAIFSVDIEELQILFNLLLIYVIASAFPNQSIVVRRLRDIGKKWTWILLALSLSLVSSG, from the coding sequence TTGGGACCGATTGAAGCATTCACCACTGCTTGGAGAAAGTCATTCACCTACGGCGGCAAGGCAACAAGAGCCGAGTATGGGTGGTTCAATCTCATCAACTTCATTGCCATATTCGGGGGTTATGTGCTGATATGTGCTGCTGCCATTTTCTCTGTAGATATCGAGGAACTACAGATCCTTTTTAATCTATTACTTATTTATGTAATCGCAAGCGCTTTCCCCAATCAATCGATTGTGGTTCGTCGCCTTCGTGATATTGGCAAAAAATGGACGTGGATTTTATTAGCCTTGTCCCTTTCATTGGTTTCATCTGGTTAA
- a CDS encoding AEC family transporter, translating into MTVSLTIILPIFMIIATGFFFARIKIIDASSGAQLMKYVFYCAAPFTVYYALTGNSSAGFFYWPFWIAYPVCYLVIIIGSYFVFRFLRRRETGISLALGFCASLGNTVLVAYPILIGITGARAAVPMAISVIVVNIIFMPSWILLLEFERARNIKNEYKYQNNVFKKATKATLLNPIVIATFIGILARSVGIESNQVVTKFLIYISGSLVPVALFAVGLSMSELKVKSFNLDVLMVVITKLAVAPIVAIIISKIFALNDFYSVTLVIFMSIPLAKSIYVVAGKCNIFDQETAQVISYSTALSVFTIPVWIHISHMLWPAAFA; encoded by the coding sequence ATGACAGTCTCATTGACGATAATCCTGCCAATCTTCATGATCATTGCCACTGGCTTTTTCTTTGCACGAATAAAGATTATCGATGCAAGCTCTGGTGCTCAACTAATGAAGTATGTCTTCTACTGTGCAGCACCCTTTACAGTATATTATGCGTTAACTGGCAATAGTTCTGCGGGTTTTTTTTATTGGCCATTTTGGATCGCTTATCCCGTCTGCTATCTTGTTATTATAATTGGAAGTTATTTTGTATTTAGATTTTTAAGAAGAAGAGAAACAGGTATTAGTCTTGCATTGGGGTTTTGCGCAAGTCTCGGAAATACAGTCCTTGTTGCGTACCCAATACTAATTGGAATTACTGGAGCAAGGGCTGCCGTCCCGATGGCAATTTCGGTTATCGTTGTGAATATTATTTTTATGCCATCTTGGATTCTTCTGCTGGAATTTGAGCGCGCTCGAAATATCAAGAATGAGTATAAATATCAAAATAATGTTTTCAAAAAAGCAACAAAAGCAACCTTACTAAATCCAATCGTTATCGCAACCTTTATTGGTATTTTGGCTAGATCTGTAGGCATTGAATCAAATCAAGTTGTCACCAAATTCCTCATTTATATCTCAGGGAGCCTTGTTCCGGTAGCCCTTTTTGCTGTTGGCCTGAGTATGAGCGAATTAAAAGTAAAGTCATTTAACTTAGACGTTTTAATGGTTGTAATTACCAAGTTAGCAGTCGCTCCTATCGTAGCTATTATTATCAGCAAAATATTCGCTCTCAATGATTTTTATTCTGTTACTCTTGTAATATTCATGTCCATTCCGCTGGCAAAGTCTATTTATGTTGTCGCAGGAAAATGTAATATTTTTGACCAGGAAACTGCGCAAGTAATTTCCTATTCTACGGCTTTATCTGTATTCACTATTCCAGTCTGGATACATATTTCGCATATGCTTTGGCCGGCAGCATTTGCATGA